From the Deinococcus sp. YIM 134068 genome, one window contains:
- the hisG gene encoding ATP phosphoribosyltransferase: protein MTPLAHRGPDHLTLALPKGRILEEAVSLLSRAGLPLTLPERSRALRHEFAGVTVLELRNQDVPVYVDLGVADAGIVGKDVLVESGRAVYEPVDLRFAACRLSLIREVGASGPVGRVATKYPRSARAYLASRGLPAEVVKLSGNIELAALTGLADAVVDLVQTGSTLRANNLEEVEVLFHSSARLVVNRAALKLRRERLRPLIERLRELTGHDQPERVPAEG from the coding sequence GTGACCCCGCTCGCGCACCGTGGCCCCGACCACCTGACCCTCGCGCTGCCCAAGGGCCGCATCTTGGAGGAGGCTGTCTCCCTGCTCTCCCGCGCCGGGCTGCCGCTGACTCTCCCCGAGCGGTCCCGCGCCCTGCGCCACGAGTTCGCCGGCGTGACGGTGCTGGAGCTGCGGAATCAGGACGTGCCCGTGTACGTGGACCTCGGCGTGGCGGACGCGGGCATCGTGGGCAAGGACGTGCTGGTGGAGTCGGGGCGGGCGGTGTACGAACCCGTGGACCTGCGCTTTGCCGCGTGCCGCCTGTCCCTCATCCGGGAGGTCGGCGCGAGCGGCCCCGTTGGGCGGGTCGCCACGAAGTACCCCCGCTCGGCCCGCGCATACCTCGCCTCACGCGGTCTCCCCGCCGAGGTCGTCAAGCTCAGCGGCAACATCGAGCTGGCGGCGCTGACGGGCCTCGCCGACGCCGTGGTGGACCTCGTGCAGACGGGAAGTACCCTGCGCGCGAACAATCTGGAGGAGGTCGAGGTGCTGTTCCACTCCAGCGCCCGCCTCGTCGTGAACCGCGCGGCCCTCAAGCTGCGGCGCGAGCGGCTGCGGCCCCTGATCGAGCGGCTGCGGGAGCTGACGGGTCACGATCAGCCGGAGCGCGTTCCAGCCGAGGGTTGA
- a CDS encoding DUF2262 domain-containing protein, with the protein MDDVHVPGLGTFHREERRTFGGPVGGPHRELVSVTWEARVNWRGEDVTLTLDDDETRLTAEDIAQAGQRLLAFLEREPDTRREVATAMLDLAEDWWAARDDEESETLLTLERFLGLMRLDAVVAESDGLTVYYDDDEEIFAGHAIQATFDAAGNLADTDIPG; encoded by the coding sequence ATGGACGACGTACACGTTCCCGGCCTGGGCACCTTCCACCGCGAGGAGCGTCGGACGTTCGGCGGTCCCGTGGGCGGCCCCCACCGCGAACTCGTGAGCGTGACCTGGGAGGCGCGGGTGAATTGGCGCGGCGAGGACGTGACCCTCACGCTGGACGACGACGAAACCCGCCTGACCGCCGAGGACATCGCCCAAGCCGGGCAACGCCTCCTTGCCTTCCTGGAGCGCGAACCGGACACCCGGCGCGAGGTGGCGACCGCGATGCTCGATCTTGCGGAGGACTGGTGGGCCGCCCGCGACGACGAGGAGAGTGAGACGCTCCTCACGCTGGAGCGGTTTCTGGGCCTGATGCGATTGGACGCCGTGGTGGCAGAGAGCGACGGCCTGACCGTGTATTACGACGACGACGAGGAAATCTTCGCGGGGCACGCCATCCAGGCCACCTTCGACGCGGCGGGCAACCTGGCGGACACGGACATTCCCGGCTAG
- a CDS encoding MalY/PatB family protein, producing the protein MSDATPTELLPDPSVAGPYGSLDPATLRHPDSLKWTFFEEGVIPLWVADMDYPVAPPILGALRERLTRGLGYHQLLGDRTLNGQLRAHLATGGLTDVPEEGVLFLPGVVPGIYATVSALTAPGEPVLTMTPVYHPFHLAITEQGRRVAAAPLAEGGARWEIDWDALEAAAEGCRLLLLCHPHNPTGRVWDAGELARLRDFVLARDLWVMSDELHADLRLTDAPFESFAADPRVRERTVTLTGPCKAYNTAGLGIGAMVGHDPDLVKRVRAAAGGLMGHPSALSVTMWQAALQGGGPWLRETVAYLRGNRDVLQAFVETRLPWARSFPVEATYLAWLDLRAHPRAGEMQKLLLEEAKVAINDGPLFAPEGHKERYQGFVRVNFATSRPLLVEALERMAEALGREAVLT; encoded by the coding sequence ATGAGCGACGCGACGCCGACCGAACTCCTGCCCGATCCCTCCGTCGCTGGCCCCTACGGCTCCCTCGACCCCGCCACCCTGCGCCACCCCGACAGCCTGAAGTGGACCTTCTTCGAGGAGGGCGTCATCCCGCTGTGGGTCGCCGACATGGATTACCCGGTCGCGCCCCCCATCCTGGGTGCCCTGCGCGAGCGGCTGACGCGCGGGCTGGGCTACCACCAGCTTCTCGGCGACCGCACGCTCAACGGGCAATTGCGCGCCCACCTCGCCACGGGGGGGTTGACGGACGTGCCCGAGGAGGGCGTCCTCTTCCTGCCGGGCGTGGTGCCGGGCATCTATGCCACCGTCAGCGCCCTCACCGCGCCGGGCGAGCCGGTCCTCACCATGACGCCCGTGTACCACCCCTTCCACCTCGCCATCACCGAGCAGGGGCGACGGGTGGCCGCCGCGCCGCTCGCTGAGGGAGGGGCGCGCTGGGAGATCGACTGGGACGCGCTGGAGGCCGCCGCCGAGGGGTGCAGGCTCCTCCTGCTCTGCCACCCGCACAACCCGACCGGACGGGTGTGGGACGCAGGAGAACTCGCCCGATTGCGTGACTTCGTGCTGGCCCGCGACCTGTGGGTGATGTCCGACGAGCTGCACGCCGACCTGCGGCTGACGGACGCGCCCTTCGAGTCCTTCGCCGCCGACCCGCGCGTGCGGGAGAGGACCGTCACGCTGACCGGGCCGTGCAAGGCGTACAACACGGCGGGCCTCGGCATCGGCGCGATGGTGGGCCATGACCCCGACCTCGTGAAGCGGGTGCGTGCCGCCGCCGGGGGGCTGATGGGCCACCCCTCCGCCCTGAGCGTGACGATGTGGCAGGCGGCCCTGCAAGGCGGCGGCCCGTGGCTGAGGGAGACGGTGGCCTACCTGCGCGGCAACCGCGACGTGTTGCAGGCGTTCGTGGAGACGCGGCTGCCCTGGGCGCGGTCCTTTCCGGTGGAGGCGACCTACCTCGCGTGGCTGGACCTGCGCGCTCACCCACGGGCAGGGGAGATGCAGAAGTTGTTGTTGGAGGAGGCGAAGGTGGCGATCAACGACGGCCCCCTCTTCGCGCCGGAGGGCCACAAGGAGAGGTATCAGGGCTTCGTCCGCGTCAACTTCGCCACGAGCCGCCCGCTGCTGGTCGAGGCGTTGGAGCGCATGGCGGAGGCGCTGGGGAGGGAAGCGGTCCTGACCTAA
- a CDS encoding 5'-methylthioadenosine/adenosylhomocysteine nucleosidase: MLAIIGAMDEEIELLLAELREREDLTRPGVTLHRGVLDGVPVLLTRGGIGKVNAAMTTTHLISAGATQVIFTGVAGGVAPGLRVGDIVVSTDLVQHDVDVTALGYDPGTMPGEPAAWPADERLRAVALAAAGEVDGVRAVEGRVASGDQFIASREGAGRLWGTFGAACAEMEGAAVAQVCAKAGVPFVVIRSVSDTADKDANTDYRTFMPLVARHAKQVVRGMLARLSAQA; encoded by the coding sequence ATGCTGGCGATCATTGGCGCGATGGATGAGGAAATAGAGTTGCTACTCGCGGAGTTGCGGGAGCGCGAGGACCTGACACGGCCCGGCGTGACCCTGCACCGGGGCGTTTTGGACGGCGTGCCCGTCCTGCTCACGCGCGGCGGCATCGGCAAGGTGAATGCGGCGATGACGACGACGCACCTCATTTCGGCGGGGGCCACGCAGGTCATCTTCACGGGCGTTGCTGGCGGCGTGGCACCGGGGCTGCGGGTAGGCGACATCGTGGTGAGTACCGATCTCGTGCAGCACGACGTGGACGTGACGGCGCTGGGCTACGACCCCGGCACCATGCCGGGCGAACCCGCCGCGTGGCCCGCCGACGAGCGGTTGCGCGCGGTGGCTCTGGCGGCGGCGGGCGAGGTGGACGGCGTGCGCGCGGTGGAGGGCCGGGTGGCGAGCGGCGATCAGTTCATCGCCTCGCGCGAGGGGGCCGGGCGGCTGTGGGGCACGTTCGGGGCCGCCTGCGCCGAGATGGAGGGGGCCGCCGTCGCTCAGGTGTGCGCCAAAGCGGGCGTGCCCTTCGTCGTCATCCGCAGCGTGAGCGACACTGCCGACAAGGACGCCAACACGGACTACCGGACCTTCATGCCCCTCGTCGCCCGGCACGCCAAACAGGTCGTGCGTGGAATGCTCGCCCGGCTGTCGGCGCAGGCATAG
- a CDS encoding CidA/LrgA family protein — translation MTSPPASATRALPAPVRLVLGLGILVGFAALGTGLITVLRLPLPGSVVGMVLLWAALSLGLVRLHWIEAAADGLLGVLGLLFVPATVGVIEYLSAGAAWALWLLVMLAGLLLGAGTAGVLASRLVRG, via the coding sequence ATGACCTCACCCCCCGCCTCCGCCACCCGCGCCCTCCCCGCCCCGGTGCGCCTCGTGCTCGGTCTCGGTATCCTCGTCGGCTTCGCGGCCCTCGGCACAGGTCTCATCACGGTCCTGCGGCTGCCGCTGCCCGGCTCGGTCGTCGGGATGGTGCTGCTGTGGGCGGCCCTGTCGCTGGGGCTGGTACGGCTCCACTGGATCGAGGCGGCGGCGGACGGGCTGCTGGGCGTCCTCGGGCTGCTGTTCGTGCCCGCGACCGTGGGCGTCATCGAGTACCTGTCGGCGGGGGCGGCGTGGGCGCTGTGGCTGCTCGTCATGCTCGCCGGGCTGCTGCTGGGGGCGGGGACGGCGGGCGTGCTGGCGTCGCGGCTGGTGCGGGGGTGA
- a CDS encoding LrgB family protein, giving the protein MIWVALTLLAFALGVVAQLRVRHPLANPTLIATVVVAGMLLASGTPYRVYGEEVRPVSFLLGPAVVALAVPLYRLRALLAREWRALALGSVVGTLVGVGTDAGLAHLLGLSVEAQRSLTTAPATSPVALQLAPLTGAPPVLAATLAVLSGLVGALVLPTALTRLGVRHPLARGVAIGCVAHGVGTARAREEGETTGAASSIGMGLAALVVTLVVALMG; this is encoded by the coding sequence ATGATCTGGGTCGCCCTCACTCTCCTCGCCTTCGCGCTCGGCGTCGTGGCGCAGCTTCGGGTACGGCATCCGCTCGCCAACCCGACGCTGATCGCCACGGTGGTCGTCGCGGGGATGCTCCTCGCGTCGGGCACGCCGTACCGGGTTTACGGCGAGGAGGTGCGGCCCGTCTCCTTCCTGCTCGGTCCGGCGGTGGTGGCGCTCGCGGTGCCGCTGTACCGCCTGCGGGCGCTGCTGGCGCGCGAGTGGCGGGCGCTGGCGCTGGGGAGCGTGGTGGGCACGCTCGTCGGGGTGGGGACGGACGCGGGGCTGGCCCACCTCCTCGGCCTGAGCGTGGAGGCGCAACGTTCACTGACGACTGCCCCGGCCACAAGTCCGGTCGCGCTGCAACTCGCCCCCCTCACGGGCGCACCCCCGGTCCTCGCGGCGACGCTCGCCGTGCTGTCGGGGCTGGTGGGAGCACTGGTGCTGCCGACTGCGCTGACACGGCTGGGCGTGCGGCATCCCCTCGCGCGGGGCGTCGCCATCGGCTGCGTCGCCCACGGGGTCGGCACCGCCCGCGCCCGCGAGGAGGGAGAGACGACCGGGGCCGCGAGCAGCATCGGCATGGGGCTGGCCGCGCTGGTGGTCACGCTGGTGGTGGCGCTGATGGGGTGA
- a CDS encoding phosphatidylserine decarboxylase, with product MSRLTRLVLPLAALGAAVYVRGVYRYRDPIRIPPADAGAVLSPADGLVSFVRRIEGGEVRVETLDAPLNIRDLTGTAVSEGWLIGLLVGPLDAHYVYAPVGGRAGVTHMESRRNVPLGGAATVASLLGYPADLLGTSGVAENERHTTTLDGGVSVTLVAGAHGLKATSYLRQGDEARAGHKLAFLEEGGLVLLTLPANATPQVSVSDRVTGAETVVGRVEGASV from the coding sequence ATGTCGCGCCTAACCCGCCTCGTCCTGCCCCTCGCCGCGCTCGGAGCCGCCGTGTACGTGCGTGGCGTTTACCGTTACCGCGACCCCATTCGCATCCCGCCCGCCGACGCCGGAGCGGTCCTCAGCCCCGCCGACGGCCTCGTGAGCTTCGTGCGCCGCATTGAGGGGGGAGAGGTACGGGTGGAAACGCTCGACGCGCCGCTGAATATCCGCGACCTCACGGGCACTGCTGTCTCTGAAGGTTGGCTCATCGGCCTCCTCGTCGGGCCGCTGGACGCGCATTACGTCTATGCCCCGGTGGGTGGGCGTGCCGGTGTCACCCACATGGAGAGCCGCCGGAACGTCCCGCTGGGAGGAGCCGCGACCGTCGCCTCCCTTCTGGGCTATCCCGCCGACCTCCTCGGCACGTCCGGCGTGGCGGAGAACGAGCGTCACACGACGACCCTCGACGGTGGCGTGAGCGTCACGCTCGTGGCGGGGGCGCACGGGCTGAAGGCGACCTCCTATCTCCGGCAGGGCGACGAGGCCCGCGCCGGGCACAAGCTCGCCTTCCTGGAGGAGGGCGGTCTTGTTCTCCTGACGCTTCCGGCAAATGCCACGCCGCAGGTCAGCGTGAGCGACCGGGTGACGGGGGCGGAGACGGTGGTGGGGCGGGTGGAGGGGGCGTCTGTCTGA
- a CDS encoding peptidylprolyl isomerase, whose protein sequence is MRFLALSALLVASGALAQTPAPAPAPTFRSVPYLSAQPVRTFKEPGWVIDPARTYRAVLTTSKGDVTVELAARQAPKAVNNFVFLALNRFYDGTRFHRVIDGFMAQTGDPLSADAAQRTRWGTGGPGYGFFVELDEGLKFNAAGVLGMARSQSLFSQGSQFFITLNASDFLNGQYTVFGRVVAGNDVLQKLTRTARNDDTAITTAEPDVLRSVQILVSP, encoded by the coding sequence ATGCGCTTCCTCGCCCTGTCCGCCCTGCTCGTCGCCTCCGGTGCGCTGGCCCAGACCCCGGCCCCGGCCCCCGCGCCGACCTTTCGATCCGTGCCTTATCTGAGCGCGCAGCCCGTCCGCACCTTCAAGGAGCCGGGGTGGGTGATCGACCCGGCGAGGACGTACCGCGCCGTCCTGACCACGAGCAAGGGGGACGTGACGGTGGAACTCGCCGCGCGGCAGGCCCCGAAGGCGGTGAACAACTTCGTCTTTCTCGCCCTGAACCGCTTCTACGACGGCACGCGCTTTCACCGGGTCATCGACGGCTTCATGGCCCAGACGGGCGACCCTCTCAGCGCGGACGCGGCGCAGCGGACGCGGTGGGGCACGGGTGGCCCCGGCTACGGCTTTTTCGTGGAACTCGACGAGGGGCTGAAGTTCAACGCGGCGGGTGTGCTGGGCATGGCGCGCTCGCAGAGTTTGTTTTCTCAGGGTAGCCAATTCTTCATAACGCTTAACGCCTCCGATTTCCTAAACGGTCAGTACACTGTTTTTGGCCGAGTGGTAGCTGGTAACGATGTGTTGCAAAAGCTTACCCGCACCGCCCGTAATGATGACACCGCCATCACTACTGCCGAGCCGGACGTGCTGCGGAGCGTGCAGATTCTCGTTTCGCCTTGA
- a CDS encoding Lrp/AsnC family transcriptional regulator yields the protein MSTPELDATDRRILAILQRDARIANTELADEIGLTPAPTLRRVRRLEEEGIINRYVALLDPKLVGRDLMVLVRVTLDKQTKQGFETFADHMRARPEVLECYLCLGDTDYLLKVCVADLDAYQTFLVDVLAATPGVRNTASTIVVKQEKYTTSLALE from the coding sequence ATGTCCACGCCCGAACTCGATGCCACCGACCGCCGCATCCTCGCCATCCTCCAGCGGGACGCGCGCATCGCCAACACGGAACTCGCCGACGAGATCGGCCTGACGCCCGCGCCCACGTTGCGCCGGGTGCGGCGGCTGGAGGAGGAGGGCATCATCAACCGCTATGTGGCGCTGCTGGACCCCAAGCTCGTCGGGCGGGACCTGATGGTGCTCGTGCGGGTGACGCTCGACAAGCAGACCAAGCAGGGCTTCGAGACCTTCGCCGACCACATGCGCGCCCGCCCCGAGGTGCTGGAGTGTTACCTGTGTCTCGGCGACACCGACTATCTCCTCAAGGTGTGCGTGGCCGACCTCGACGCCTACCAGACCTTCCTCGTGGACGTGCTGGCCGCCACGCCCGGCGTGCGGAACACGGCGAGTACCATCGTGGTCAAGCAGGAGAAGTACACGACGAGCCTGGCGCTGGAGTGA
- the ald gene encoding alanine dehydrogenase — MKIGLPKEIKVKENRVALTPGGVGTLSRRGHTVVVERGAGVGSGIADGEYEAAGAVIGTATDAWAAEMVVKVKEPVEREYGYLRDDLLLFTYLHLAADRPLTEALLGAGTTAVAYETVQLDDGSLPLLMPMSEVAGRLSVQAGAYHLQKPIGGRGVLLGGVPGVQAGHVVIIGGGVVGTNAAKMAMGLGAKVTVLDVSHRRLTYLDDVFFGKLTTMMSSEANIRALLPEADLLIGGVLIPGAKAPHLVTRDMLPLMQEGSVIVDVAVDQGGCVETIRPTTHDDPTYLMDGVIHYGVANMPGAVPRTSTFALTNQTLPYALLLAEHGVEALNRNPALRRGLNTYRGQVTYGGVADAFELPVAQAEAVLA; from the coding sequence ATGAAGATCGGACTTCCGAAGGAAATCAAGGTCAAGGAAAACCGGGTGGCCCTCACGCCGGGCGGGGTGGGCACGCTATCTCGGCGCGGGCACACGGTCGTCGTGGAGCGCGGCGCGGGCGTGGGCAGCGGCATCGCGGACGGCGAGTACGAGGCGGCGGGCGCGGTGATAGGCACGGCGACGGACGCCTGGGCCGCCGAGATGGTGGTGAAGGTCAAGGAGCCTGTCGAGCGCGAGTACGGCTACCTGCGCGACGACCTGCTGCTCTTCACGTACCTGCACCTCGCCGCCGACCGTCCGCTCACCGAGGCGCTGCTGGGGGCGGGCACCACCGCCGTCGCCTACGAGACGGTGCAGCTCGACGACGGCAGCCTGCCGCTGCTGATGCCCATGAGCGAGGTCGCCGGGCGGCTGAGCGTGCAGGCGGGCGCGTACCACCTGCAAAAGCCCATCGGCGGGCGCGGCGTGCTGCTGGGCGGCGTGCCCGGCGTGCAGGCGGGCCATGTGGTCATCATCGGCGGCGGCGTGGTGGGCACGAACGCGGCGAAGATGGCGATGGGCCTCGGCGCGAAGGTGACGGTGCTGGACGTGTCGCACCGCCGCCTGACGTACCTCGACGACGTGTTCTTCGGCAAGCTCACCACCATGATGAGCAGCGAGGCGAACATCCGCGCCCTGCTGCCCGAGGCCGACCTCCTGATCGGCGGCGTCTTGATCCCCGGCGCGAAGGCCCCTCACCTCGTCACGCGCGACATGCTCCCGCTGATGCAGGAGGGCAGCGTGATCGTGGACGTGGCCGTGGACCAGGGCGGCTGCGTGGAGACGATCCGCCCGACCACCCACGACGACCCGACCTACCTCATGGACGGCGTGATCCACTACGGCGTGGCGAACATGCCGGGGGCCGTCCCGCGCACGAGCACCTTCGCGCTCACCAACCAGACCCTCCCCTACGCGCTGCTCCTCGCCGAGCATGGGGTGGAGGCGCTGAACCGCAACCCGGCCCTGCGGCGCGGTCTGAACACGTACCGGGGTCAGGTGACGTACGGCGGCGTGGCGGACGCCTTCGAGCTGCCCGTGGCACAGGCGGAGGCGGTGCTGGCGTAA
- a CDS encoding antibiotic biosynthesis monooxygenase family protein, producing the protein MVVEYIRYRIPPEQAEAFADAYRRAAVLLEADLHCLKFEMSQGVEEPENWVVRIEWDSIEGHEQGFRRSPGFRDFFAEVRPYFGGILEMKHSHVLPAKG; encoded by the coding sequence ATGGTCGTCGAATACATCCGCTACCGCATTCCGCCCGAGCAGGCCGAGGCCTTCGCCGACGCCTACCGCCGCGCCGCCGTCCTGCTGGAGGCCGACCTACATTGCCTGAAGTTCGAGATGTCGCAGGGGGTGGAGGAGCCGGAGAACTGGGTCGTCCGCATCGAGTGGGACTCCATCGAGGGGCACGAGCAGGGATTCCGGCGGTCGCCGGGTTTCCGGGACTTCTTCGCGGAGGTCCGGCCCTACTTTGGCGGCATTTTGGAGATGAAGCACTCCCACGTCCTCCCGGCCAAAGGGTAG
- a CDS encoding ABC transporter ATP-binding protein — translation MLSRPSRMMPSARDPDAPRVKRDPRQLARLLAYARPYRGLFVVGVLATLISSGLNLIFPLLFGRLIDASFLRVGSTDTGPLDRTVLALLGIFALSSLFAAAQSYLLSRVGAGVVADLRRALFGHLLTLSPRFFADHKTGDLTSRLTADVGTVQTVTSTALAQLAAQTVSLVGAVILLLTTSPRLSLLTLAVIPVVIGTAILIGRRIRRVSREVQDAVAGANASAEEAISGVRVVQSFTAEGMEGERYGRGVLASFLASLRRAKLQALMGGTMSFLTFGSLAVVLWYGGRQVMDGAMTPGNLVTFLIYALQVGGTVAALTGIFNQFQEALGASGRIFELLDERSDLPAPASPAPLTRAQGRVTFDRVEFRYGEAPVLNDVSFDVPAGQVVALVGPSGAGKTTLVNLIPRFWDVTGGELRVDGRDVRDYAPRDLRAQVGLVPQETLLFSGSIEENIRYGRPDATGTEVEAAARAANAHDFITAFPGGYGTLVGERGVKLSGGQRQRVAIARALLKDPRILILDEATSALDNESEALVQDALERLMRGRTTFVIAHRLSTIRNADRILVMEGGQVVADGTHHELLAAGGLYRDLYELQFRREREARAELA, via the coding sequence ATGCTCTCCCGTCCCTCCCGCATGATGCCCTCGGCCCGCGACCCGGACGCGCCGCGCGTGAAACGTGATCCCAGGCAGCTCGCGCGGCTGCTCGCCTACGCCCGGCCCTACCGGGGGCTGTTCGTGGTGGGCGTGCTGGCGACGCTGATCTCCAGCGGGCTGAACCTGATCTTCCCGCTGCTGTTCGGACGGCTGATCGACGCCTCCTTCCTGCGGGTGGGCAGCACGGACACCGGGCCGCTCGACCGCACCGTCCTCGCGCTGCTGGGGATTTTCGCGCTGTCGTCCCTCTTTGCGGCGGCGCAGTCGTACCTGCTCTCACGGGTGGGGGCGGGCGTGGTGGCGGACCTGCGACGGGCGCTGTTCGGGCACCTGCTGACCCTCTCGCCGCGCTTCTTCGCCGACCACAAGACGGGCGACCTGACGAGCCGACTCACCGCCGACGTGGGCACGGTGCAGACGGTGACGAGTACGGCGCTCGCGCAACTCGCCGCGCAGACGGTGAGCCTCGTGGGGGCCGTCATCCTGCTCCTGACGACCAGCCCGCGCCTGAGCCTGCTCACGCTGGCGGTGATCCCAGTCGTGATCGGGACCGCCATCCTGATCGGTCGCCGCATCCGCCGGGTCAGCCGCGAGGTGCAGGACGCCGTGGCCGGGGCGAACGCCAGCGCCGAGGAGGCGATTTCCGGGGTGCGGGTCGTGCAGAGCTTCACGGCGGAGGGGATGGAGGGTGAGCGGTACGGGCGCGGCGTCCTCGCCAGCTTCCTCGCGTCGCTGAGGCGGGCCAAACTTCAGGCCCTGATGGGCGGCACGATGAGCTTCCTGACCTTCGGGTCGCTCGCGGTCGTGCTGTGGTACGGCGGGCGGCAGGTGATGGACGGGGCCATGACGCCGGGCAATCTCGTCACCTTCCTGATCTACGCGCTTCAGGTCGGCGGCACGGTCGCCGCGCTGACGGGCATCTTCAACCAGTTCCAGGAGGCGCTCGGCGCGTCGGGCCGCATCTTCGAACTGCTGGACGAACGCAGCGACCTCCCCGCCCCGGCGTCGCCCGCGCCCCTGACTCGCGCGCAGGGCCGCGTGACCTTCGACCGGGTGGAGTTCCGCTATGGGGAGGCACCTGTGCTGAACGACGTGAGCTTCGACGTGCCCGCCGGACAGGTCGTCGCCCTCGTCGGGCCGAGCGGGGCGGGCAAGACGACGCTGGTGAACCTCATCCCGCGCTTCTGGGACGTGACGGGCGGTGAGCTGCGGGTGGACGGGCGCGACGTTCGGGACTACGCGCCGCGCGACCTGCGGGCGCAGGTGGGGCTGGTGCCCCAGGAGACGCTGCTCTTTTCCGGCTCCATCGAGGAGAACATCCGCTATGGCCGCCCGGACGCGACGGGCACAGAGGTCGAGGCCGCCGCCCGCGCCGCGAACGCGCACGACTTCATTACCGCCTTTCCGGGGGGGTACGGCACGCTGGTCGGCGAGCGGGGGGTCAAGCTCTCCGGGGGGCAGCGCCAGCGCGTCGCCATCGCCCGCGCGCTCCTCAAGGACCCGCGCATCCTCATCCTCGACGAGGCGACGAGTGCGCTCGACAACGAGTCCGAGGCGCTGGTGCAGGACGCCCTGGAGCGCCTGATGCGGGGCCGCACGACCTTCGTGATCGCCCACCGCCTCAGCACCATCCGCAACGCCGACCGCATCCTCGTGATGGAGGGCGGGCAGGTGGTGGCCGACGGCACCCACCATGAATTGCTCGCGGCGGGCGGCCTCTACCGCGACCTGTACGAACTCCAGTTCCGGCGCGAGCGGGAGGCGCGGGCGGAGCTGGCGTAG
- a CDS encoding Uma2 family endonuclease yields the protein MSDPAPTFWEMSEEEYLRTEPDSPIKREFFGGYVYPLHGPVVGQAGASSGHGKLTLRIGATLLFRSEGTGCSVYTADMRVNAVNPTGRRVYYYPDVVVTCETMPDEATVCHQPCLLVEVLSPSTGHTDRTDKLWAYTSLPSLQTYLIVDASKRFVRVVGRTAEGWQETELVGEGLVPIPCLNMTLTLDDIYAGVLDR from the coding sequence ATGAGCGACCCCGCGCCGACCTTCTGGGAGATGAGCGAGGAGGAATACCTGCGAACCGAGCCGGACAGCCCGATCAAGCGGGAGTTCTTCGGCGGCTACGTGTATCCGTTGCACGGGCCTGTCGTTGGGCAGGCGGGGGCGAGCAGCGGTCACGGCAAATTGACGTTGAGGATCGGCGCGACGCTCCTGTTCCGCTCGGAGGGGACAGGATGCAGCGTCTACACGGCGGACATGCGAGTGAATGCCGTCAACCCCACCGGCAGGCGTGTGTACTACTACCCCGATGTGGTCGTCACCTGCGAGACCATGCCGGACGAGGCGACCGTCTGCCACCAGCCCTGCCTCCTGGTCGAAGTCCTGAGTCCCAGCACGGGACACACCGACCGGACCGACAAACTCTGGGCCTATACGAGCCTCCCCAGCCTCCAGACCTACCTCATCGTGGACGCCTCGAAACGCTTCGTGCGTGTCGTCGGACGCACGGCAGAGGGCTGGCAGGAGACGGAACTGGTGGGCGAGGGTCTCGTTCCTATCCCCTGCCTGAACATGACGCTCACCCTGGACGACATCTACGCGGGCGTGCTGGACCGCTAG